A window of Macrotis lagotis isolate mMagLag1 chromosome X, bilby.v1.9.chrom.fasta, whole genome shotgun sequence contains these coding sequences:
- the LOC141497659 gene encoding G-protein coupled receptor 12-like: protein MVPPPTQSPLQSPLELLLHASTTTGSSPGPGTSPSSATDASPPPPPDGSPWPPNGSWPMGRGRGLGGAEGVSPWDIALCAAGTVMACENALVLAVLCCTSSLRAPTFMLIGSLAMADLLAGVGLVANFVVRCVMEPVSDAIALCLAGLLLSAFSASACSLLAITVDRYLSLYSALTYQAERTLPFTCGLLAALWLTCLGIGALPAMGWHCLDTPETCSVLSPLTKDQAAGLSVSYLFLFSFILHLYLQICRVAFRHAQQIAVQRHIVNNAGSPMPSLFCLVSSTRKGVSTLSLVLATFAFCWVPLAVYAMVADPTYPQVYTYYLALPAACHSAINPVVYGFRNPEIRRSLSVAYTTYLRSFFSRPRAATSNV, encoded by the coding sequence ATGGTCCCCCCACCGACGCAGTCGCCTCTCCAGTCGCCTCTCGAGCTCTTGCTCCATGCCTCCACCACCACCGGCTCCAGCCCTGGCCCAGGCACTAGCCCCAGCAGCGCCACGGATGCCTCACCTCCCCCGCCACCAGATGGCAGTCCCTGGCCCCCCAACGGCTCCTGGCCGATGGGCCGTGGCCGGGGACTGGGAGGGGCTGAGGGGGTGAGCCCATGGGACATCGCCCTTTGTGCAGCGGGCACAGTCATGGCCTGCGAGAACGCCCTGGTCTTGGCTGTGCTGTGCTGCACCTCTAGCCTTCGGGCTCCCACTTTTATGCTTATAGGTAGTCTGGCCATGGCCGACCTCCTGGCTGGCGTGGGCCTGGTGGCCAACTTCGTGGTGAGATGCGTGATGGAGCCGGTGAGCGACGCCATAGCCCTGTGTTTGGCCGGTTTGCTGTTGTCCGCCTTTTCGGCCTCTGCGTGTAGTCTGCTGGCCATCACGGTAGATCGCTACCTGTCGCTGTACAGCGCTCTCACCTACCAGGCCGAACGCACTCTGCCCTTCACCTGTGGTCTCCTCGCGGCTCTCTGGCTCACCTGTCTCGGCATCGGTGCCCTCCCCGCCATGGGCTGGCACTGCCTCGACACCCCTGAGACCTGCAGCGTCCTGAGCCCCCTGACCAAGGATCAGGCGGCCGGGCTGTCTGTCTCCTAcctgtttctcttttcctttatcctgCACCTCTACTTGCAGATCTGCCGGGTGGCCTTCCGCCACGCACAGCAGATCGCTGTCCAGCGCCACATCGTCAACAACGCTGGCTCCCCCATGCCGTCCCTCTTCTGCCTGGTGTCCAGCACTCGCAAGGGCGTGTCCACTCTCTCGCTGGTCCTGGCCACCTTCGCCTTCTGCTGGGTGCCCTTGGCCGTCTATGCCATGGTGGCCGACCCCACTTACCCGCAGGTCTACACCTACTACCTGGCCCTGCCGGCTGCTTGCCACTCGGCCATTAACCCGGTGGTCTACGGCTTCCGCAACCCCGAGATACGGCGGTCTCTGTCGGTGGCCTACACCACCTACTTGCGCTCCTTCTTCTCCCGACCTCGTGCTGCCACCAGCAACGTCTGA